A region of Panicum virgatum strain AP13 chromosome 8N, P.virgatum_v5, whole genome shotgun sequence DNA encodes the following proteins:
- the LOC120685528 gene encoding uncharacterized protein LOC120685528 codes for MSTSENAQVDGASTEAVNLLKRNSDDVGWEYGVLVDANNKDKVRCNLCSKEMRGGIYRLKQHLAHEGKNVTKCPARTQQASEAKAKCKKALEDAKRKREEKTVRELELRAEVDVSRVGESEEVTCVGSSQPHKLGPIDKWTRAIDPTATKTESLKQQQLNKELWKERSNEVHKYIARWVYNHAIPFNACDNDDFKQMCEAIGQFGPGFQPPSDDLLREKLLEQEYARTKSLMQERQAEKLKNGCSVMTDAWSDRKRRSIMNLCTNCAEGTEFISSKEMSDVSHTSEVIFELVDKAIEDLGPENVVQVVTDNASNNMGAKKLLLEKRPQIFWTSCAAHTINLMLQGIGNLPRFKKVIDQAKAFTIFVYGHTRTLDCLRYFTEGKEVVRAGVTRFASNFLTLNSMLEKKDQLRKMVVHTRWDSLKDVKSKKGKDATATILSPTFWKEVKLILAVFEPLFKVLRLADGDVKPSMGFIYGELLKAKREIKEVFGNNETRFKDVLAVIEKKMKGRLDSPLHLTAYLLNPHYSFTNPLIFDEPKMNEAFIACVEQFYYHDEDKQDQAANIELKQFQNREGAFSKKLARTFQNFDYNPASWWRLYGSHTPALQKMATRILSLTSSASGCERNWSGFEGIHTKKRKTYYSPPRKVGLYSIQQQAA; via the exons ATGTCGACATCAGAGAATGCACAAGTTGATGGAGCCAGCACTGAGGCAGTGAATCTCCTGAAAAGGAACTCAGATGATGTTGGATGGGAGTATGGTGTTCTTGTTGATGCTAACAATAAGGACAAGGTCAGGTGCAACCTTTGTAGTAAGGAGATGAGGGGAGGGATTTATAGGCTGAAGCAGCATTTGGCTCATGAAGGAAAGAATGTGACTAAATGTCCAGCTAGAACACAGCAGGCTTCGGAGGCTAAAGCAAAGTGCAAGAAAGCACTAGAAGATGCAAaaaggaagagggaggagaagaCTGTCCGTGAGCTAGAACTTAGAGCGGAAGTGGATGTGTCTAGGGTTGGAGAGTCAGAGGAAGTCACTTGTGTTGGTAGTTCACAGCCTCACAAATTAGGACCTATTGACAAATGGACACGTGCTATTGATCCTACAGCTACCAAGACTGAGTCTTTAAAGCAACAGCAGCTGAACAAAGAACTTTGGAAAGAAAGATCAAATGAGGTGCACAAGTATATTGCAAGATGGGTCTATAATCATG CAATACCTTTCAATGCATGTGACAATGATGACTTCAAGCAAATGTGTGAAGCAATTGGACAGTTTGGACCTGGATTTCAGCCTCCAAGTGATGATTTACTGCGAGAGAAATTGCTGGAACAAGAATATGCAAGAACCAAGAGTTTGATGCAGGAACGTCAAGCTGAGAAGTTGAAAAATGGGTGCTCTGTTATGACCGATGCTTGGTCAGATAGGAAGAGGAGAAGTATAATGAATCTGTGCACTAATTGTGCTGAAGGAACTGAATTCATCAGCTCAAAAGAGATGTCAGATGTGTCACACACAAGTGAAGTCATCTTTGAACTAGTGGACAAAGCAATTGAAGACTTGGGTCCAGAAAACGTGGTGCAAGTAGTGACCGACAATGCCTCCAACAACATGGGAGCAAAGAAGCTATTGCTTGAGAAGAGACCACAGATATTTTGGAcatcttgtgcagctcacacaaTCAACTTGATGCTCCAAGGAATTGGCAACTTGCCTCGGTTCAAGAAAGTGATTGACCAAGCAAAGGCATTTACTATATTTGTCTATGGCCACACAAGAACATTGGACTGCTTGAGATACTTCACGGAGGGGAAAGAGGTAGTGAGGGCAGGAGTGACTAGGTTTGCTTCAAACTTTCTCACTTTGAACAGCATGCtagagaagaaggaccagctaAGAAAGATGGTGGTTCATACTAGGTGGGACTCATTGAAGGATGTGAAatcaaagaaaggaaaagatgcCACAGCAACTATATTGAGTCCAACCTTTTGGAAGGAAGTGAAGCTAATATTGGCTGTTTTTGAGCCATTGTTTAAAGTCCTCCGTTTGGCTGATGGGGATGTGAAGCCATCCATGGGTTTCATTTATGGAGAACTACTAAAGGCAAAGAGAGAGATCAAAGAGGTCTTTGGCAATAATGAGACTCGATTCAAGGATGTACTAGCTGTTattgagaagaagatgaagggaaGACTTGATTCTCCATTGCATTTGACAGCTTATTTGCTCAATCCACACTATAGCTTTACTAACCCATTAATTTTTGATGAGCCCAAAATGAATGAAGCATTTATAGCTTGTGTTGAGCAATTTTATTATCATGACGAGGACAAGCAAGATCAAGCTGCCAACATTGAATTGAAACAGTTTCAAAATAGAGAAGGAGCATTTAGCAAGAAGCTAGCAAGGACTTTTCAAAACTTTGATTACAATCCAG cCTCATGGTGGAGGTTGTATGGAAGCCACACACCAGCTTTACAGAAGATGGCTACAAGGATCTTATCTTTGACATCAAGTGCTTCTGGTTGtgaaagaaattggagtgggTTTGAAGGG ATACACACTAAGAAGAGGAAGACTTACTACAGCCCGCCTCGAAAAGTTGGTCTATATTCAATTCAACAACAGGCTGCTTAG